In Pelosinus sp. UFO1, one genomic interval encodes:
- a CDS encoding nodulation protein NfeD — protein MLIKIMLSMFLGILFYGCYPLVAGAQPVVVIQIKGEIDSSQVALVHRAMAEAESLDAKAIMIEIDTFGGLVDSAVKIRDMISQTPIETICYIKNRAWSAGALIAISHKHIAIAPGGSIGAAEPIPTTEKTVAALKAEFAATANKSGRNVKVAEAMVDKTVGFPGYAEPGQILALTDYQAKEVGYADFIAADREEILSYYGLAENERREYQIGWSERFAGWLSDPTVKSLLLSVIFLAVFTEIKTAGLGVAAFTGLVAALLFFGSQWLTGLAGWLELILFISGILLILIELFVPGFGFWGISGASCILVSLFLTLGGNGAALATLSMSLIVAIIIFLVVLKYLPTSKLWTKLTLADVETKEHGFSSSADYTSYIGKEGVVITLLRPAGMVDIEGVHLDVISEGQYIEPGVRVKVVSSNGSRILVRRV, from the coding sequence ATGCTAATAAAAATTATGTTAAGTATGTTTTTGGGAATTTTATTTTATGGCTGTTATCCACTAGTGGCTGGGGCGCAGCCAGTCGTTGTTATACAGATAAAAGGGGAGATTGATAGTAGTCAAGTTGCTCTAGTACACCGTGCAATGGCTGAAGCTGAAAGTCTCGACGCCAAGGCGATCATGATTGAAATTGATACTTTTGGTGGTTTAGTTGATTCTGCTGTTAAGATTCGTGATATGATAAGCCAGACACCGATTGAGACTATTTGTTATATAAAAAATAGGGCCTGGTCAGCGGGGGCACTGATTGCTATTTCTCATAAACATATTGCGATCGCGCCCGGGGGGAGTATTGGTGCCGCAGAGCCAATACCGACAACCGAAAAAACGGTTGCTGCTCTAAAAGCCGAGTTTGCTGCTACTGCCAATAAAAGTGGTCGTAATGTTAAGGTAGCAGAAGCTATGGTTGATAAAACTGTTGGTTTTCCTGGTTATGCGGAGCCAGGACAGATTTTAGCTCTGACAGATTACCAGGCGAAAGAAGTTGGTTATGCTGATTTTATAGCCGCCGATAGGGAGGAGATTTTGTCATATTATGGGTTAGCAGAGAATGAAAGAAGGGAATATCAGATTGGCTGGTCCGAAAGATTTGCAGGTTGGTTATCGGATCCTACAGTAAAGTCACTCTTGCTATCTGTAATATTTTTGGCTGTATTTACGGAAATTAAAACAGCAGGATTGGGGGTAGCAGCCTTTACTGGTCTAGTAGCCGCACTACTATTCTTTGGCAGCCAGTGGTTGACGGGCCTTGCTGGATGGCTTGAACTTATTTTGTTCATCAGTGGAATCTTACTTATTTTAATAGAATTATTTGTGCCTGGTTTTGGTTTTTGGGGTATTAGCGGTGCGAGCTGTATTTTAGTTAGTCTTTTTCTTACTCTAGGAGGGAATGGAGCGGCTCTAGCCACATTATCAATGAGTTTAATTGTAGCGATCATTATATTTCTTGTAGTACTTAAATATTTGCCAACAAGTAAATTATGGACCAAATTGACGCTTGCGGATGTAGAGACAAAGGAGCATGGTTTTAGCAGCAGTGCGGATTATACTAGCTATATCGGGAAAGAAGGTGTAGTTATAACGTTACTAAGGCCTGCTGGTATGGTTGATATCGAAGGTGTTCACCTAGATGTTATTTCGGAAGGCCAGTATATTGAACCAGGAGTTCGGGTAAAGGTGGTGAGTAGTAACGGTAGCAGAATTCTTGTGAGACGTGTCTAA